One Bacteroidales bacterium genomic window carries:
- a CDS encoding AraC family transcriptional regulator, translating to MKIYIKNMVCIRCKMVVKSELEKLGLHYTIVELGEAIVREDISTEQLDRLRVALNKTGLELMDDKKSVLVEKIKAIIIELVHYSDDPGKINLSDYLSEKLNHNYAYLANLFSEVKGTTIEKFYLTHKIEKVKELLVYDDLLLSEIAYKLNYSSVAHLSNQFKKITGLTPSHFKNLKHKKHSAL from the coding sequence ATGAAAATCTACATCAAAAATATGGTTTGCATCCGGTGCAAAATGGTAGTTAAATCCGAACTGGAAAAGCTTGGATTGCATTATACTATAGTTGAATTGGGCGAAGCTATAGTCAGAGAAGACATTTCAACAGAGCAACTGGACCGCCTGAGAGTTGCCCTTAACAAGACTGGGCTGGAATTGATGGATGATAAAAAAAGCGTACTGGTTGAGAAAATAAAAGCGATTATTATTGAACTGGTCCATTATTCTGATGATCCAGGCAAAATAAACCTTTCCGATTACCTGAGCGAAAAACTCAATCACAATTACGCATATCTTGCCAATCTTTTTTCCGAAGTTAAAGGGACTACCATTGAAAAATTTTACCTGACCCACAAAATAGAAAAGGTAAAAGAACTATTAGTGTATGATGACCTTCTTCTTTCCGAAATTGCCTATAAACTTAATTACAGCAGTGTGGCCCATCTGTCAAACCAATTTAAGAAAATTACAGGGCTTACCCCATCTCATTTCAAAAATCTTAAGCACAAAAAGCATAGCGCTTTATAG
- a CDS encoding AI-2E family transporter — translation MNIVKELKLPFYAKAILFLIGIYALFMMLYIARGIIVPLLFATILAILLHPVVDFFVRLRIRRIVAIVITLFLTILVIGAFGGLLVSQASRFGETWPILVDKFTGILNQTITWASGYFDIKPQVINDWITKTKGELINYISHSIGQTLVIVGSGIVVLFLVPVYIFLILFYEPLLLEFIRRLFDKSNKSQVSEIVTQTKTVIQRYLIGLVIEFVIMATLNSTALLILGIEYAVLLGIIGALLNVIPYIGGIVAVALPMMIALATKSTPWYALYVLAFYYLIQLIDNNYIVPKIVASKVKINALFSIIVVLAGNALWGIPGMFLSIPLLAIVKLIFDHIESLKPWGFLLGDTMPPLLKIKPIRLRRIKNKPS, via the coding sequence GTGAATATAGTTAAAGAATTGAAATTACCATTTTACGCAAAGGCAATTCTTTTTTTAATCGGAATATATGCCTTGTTTATGATGTTGTACATCGCAAGGGGCATTATTGTTCCACTCCTTTTCGCAACCATTCTTGCCATCTTACTTCACCCGGTCGTAGATTTTTTTGTACGGTTAAGAATAAGAAGGATAGTAGCTATTGTAATTACTTTATTCCTTACTATATTAGTCATTGGCGCGTTTGGCGGTCTTTTAGTTTCGCAGGCAAGCCGGTTCGGCGAAACATGGCCGATACTGGTCGATAAATTTACCGGGATACTCAACCAAACCATCACCTGGGCTTCCGGTTATTTCGATATAAAGCCACAAGTTATCAATGACTGGATTACAAAAACAAAAGGTGAACTTATCAATTATATCAGCCATTCAATCGGACAAACACTCGTCATAGTCGGCAGCGGGATAGTAGTATTGTTTTTGGTTCCTGTTTACATCTTTTTGATATTATTTTACGAACCCCTCCTACTTGAGTTTATTCGCAGGCTTTTTGACAAAAGCAACAAAAGTCAGGTGAGCGAAATTGTGACCCAGACCAAAACTGTTATTCAACGCTATCTTATAGGACTGGTTATCGAATTTGTCATTATGGCAACACTGAATTCCACTGCTCTTTTGATACTTGGAATTGAATATGCTGTCCTGCTTGGCATTATAGGCGCATTGCTCAACGTCATTCCATACATCGGAGGAATCGTGGCAGTAGCATTGCCCATGATGATTGCTTTGGCCACTAAATCGACACCCTGGTATGCCTTATACGTTCTGGCATTTTATTATCTCATCCAACTAATCGACAATAACTATATCGTACCCAAAATAGTTGCCTCAAAAGTAAAAATCAATGCACTTTTCTCAATAATAGTGGTACTTGCCGGGAATGCTTTATGGGGCATACCCGGTATGTTTCTTTCCATACCGCTCCTTGCCATTGTAAAACTCATTTTCGACCATATCGAATCTTTAAAACCCTGGGGATTTTTATTAGGCGACACCATGCCCCCATTATTAAAAATTAAACCGATCCGCCTGAGGCGGATAAAAAATAAACCTTCATGA
- a CDS encoding N-6 DNA methylase: MTIQEYLHKINDRYKLGIATEHTYRGDLQSLLETLAPGINVTNEPSRIECGAPDYILSKGKIPVGYIEAKDVGKPLDSKEYKEQFDRYKKSLENLIITDYLDFQLFVEGQPGPAVRIADIERGRIVPRPEKYSEFEGLIKNFSMFTGQTIKSPAKLSMMMAAKAKLLASVIENAITKDVQQSGNLFQDAANKTLRDQLEAFRQILIHDITEKDFADIYAQTIAYGMFAARLHDPSLVDFSRQEAAELIPQSNPFLRKLFQYIAGYDLDDRIRWIVDDLADIFRATDVAVLLKDFGKATQQHDPIIHFYETFLSEYNPALRKSRGVWYTPEPVVNFIVRAVDDILKDEFGLPQGLADTSKIKVKTPIQGKMVEQEVHRVQVLDPACGTGTFLAEVVRQIHKKFEGQEGIWNQYIEDHLLPRLNGFEILMASYAMAHLKLELLLQETGYRPTRPQRLKVYLTNSLEEHHQDTGTLFVSWLSQEADEANQVKRDTPVMVVLGNPPYSVSSSNKGEWIQNLIADFKKDLREKKINLDDDYIKFTRYGEYFIEKNGEGILAFISNNSFIDGVTHRQMRKHLLETFDKIFILNLHGNSNIKETCPNGEKDENVFDIQQGVSINLFVKNNAKKKKELAQVFHFDLFGTREVKYDFLSENTVKIFDWKELDYKEPYFFFVPKDFTKEDKYFNGFCISSLFQETNSGIQTKIDRLAIHFRQNELLAVINDFKTLSEIELKNKYQIIDTSGWSVKKAKQEILSENYQLTKILYRPFDIRYTIFTGKSGGFIGRSRNSTMKHFLKENLGIIFKRSRLLGGTFLWRHIGITNLMSDLNYLADQSFVFPLYLYLDGETDGQKRLEQETERTPNLNLKIVDQIAEQLGLSFTYEKETTEGTFAPIDLLDYIYAVLHSPTYREKYKEFLKIDFPRIPYPKDQDTFWKLVKLGGELRQIHLLESPVVEQFITSYPISGSNGVGKVRYDQEKVWINDNQYFNHVPQIAWEFYIGGYQPAQKWLKDRKGRQLSFEDVRHYQKIIVALTETDRIMKEIDKIDFE, translated from the coding sequence ATGACTATCCAGGAGTATTTACACAAAATCAACGATCGTTATAAACTTGGAATAGCCACTGAGCACACCTACCGGGGAGATCTTCAATCGCTGCTGGAAACCCTGGCGCCGGGGATCAATGTGACCAATGAACCATCCCGGATTGAATGCGGAGCCCCGGATTATATTTTATCAAAAGGAAAAATACCTGTCGGTTACATTGAGGCCAAAGATGTCGGTAAGCCACTAGACAGCAAAGAGTACAAGGAGCAGTTTGATCGGTACAAGAAATCCCTGGAAAACCTGATTATAACTGACTACCTGGATTTTCAACTGTTTGTTGAAGGCCAGCCGGGACCTGCAGTGAGGATTGCGGATATCGAAAGGGGTAGGATCGTTCCAAGGCCGGAAAAGTATTCAGAGTTCGAAGGGCTGATTAAAAACTTCAGCATGTTCACCGGCCAGACGATTAAGTCGCCGGCAAAACTATCCATGATGATGGCGGCCAAGGCAAAACTCCTGGCCAGTGTCATTGAAAATGCAATCACGAAAGACGTTCAGCAGTCAGGTAATTTATTCCAGGATGCCGCTAATAAGACCCTTCGAGACCAACTTGAGGCCTTCAGGCAAATCCTGATCCATGATATCACTGAAAAGGATTTTGCAGATATCTATGCTCAAACAATTGCTTACGGAATGTTTGCCGCCCGGCTGCATGATCCTTCGCTGGTGGACTTCTCCCGCCAGGAAGCAGCAGAACTGATTCCTCAGTCCAATCCGTTCCTGAGAAAACTTTTTCAGTACATCGCTGGATATGATCTGGATGACCGCATCCGTTGGATCGTAGATGATCTGGCTGATATCTTCAGGGCAACGGATGTAGCCGTTTTGCTGAAAGATTTTGGCAAGGCCACCCAGCAACATGATCCAATAATCCATTTCTATGAAACATTCCTGTCGGAATACAACCCGGCACTTCGGAAAAGCCGGGGCGTATGGTACACGCCGGAACCGGTTGTGAATTTTATAGTCCGGGCAGTCGATGATATCCTGAAGGACGAATTTGGTTTACCTCAGGGATTGGCAGATACTTCAAAGATTAAAGTAAAAACCCCTATCCAGGGAAAGATGGTTGAACAGGAAGTTCACAGGGTGCAGGTGCTCGATCCCGCATGTGGAACCGGAACATTCCTTGCTGAAGTCGTCCGGCAGATACACAAAAAGTTTGAGGGTCAGGAAGGAATCTGGAACCAGTACATAGAGGATCATCTTTTGCCCCGGTTGAACGGCTTTGAGATCCTGATGGCCTCTTATGCCATGGCTCACCTGAAACTGGAATTATTGCTTCAGGAAACCGGCTACCGTCCAACACGACCGCAACGATTGAAAGTTTACCTGACCAATTCGCTTGAAGAACATCATCAGGATACCGGAACCCTTTTTGTTTCATGGCTTTCGCAGGAGGCTGACGAAGCAAACCAGGTAAAAAGGGATACACCAGTTATGGTAGTTTTAGGAAATCCACCATATTCAGTTAGTAGCAGCAATAAAGGTGAATGGATACAAAACCTTATTGCTGACTTCAAAAAAGACTTGAGGGAGAAGAAAATAAACCTTGACGATGACTATATTAAATTTACACGCTACGGTGAGTATTTCATAGAGAAAAACGGTGAAGGTATTTTAGCTTTTATTTCAAACAACAGTTTTATTGATGGCGTAACTCATCGACAAATGCGTAAACATTTGCTTGAAACATTCGATAAAATATTTATACTGAATTTACATGGAAATTCAAATATCAAAGAAACTTGTCCAAATGGAGAAAAAGATGAGAATGTTTTTGATATCCAACAAGGTGTTTCAATAAACCTTTTTGTGAAAAATAATGCAAAAAAGAAGAAAGAATTAGCACAGGTTTTCCATTTTGACCTTTTCGGTACACGTGAAGTAAAATATGATTTTCTGAGTGAAAATACCGTTAAAATTTTTGACTGGAAAGAACTCGATTATAAAGAGCCATATTTCTTTTTTGTGCCGAAAGATTTTACAAAGGAAGATAAGTATTTTAATGGTTTTTGCATATCATCTTTGTTTCAAGAGACTAATTCAGGCATTCAAACTAAAATTGACAGATTAGCTATTCATTTTCGTCAAAATGAATTATTGGCGGTGATAAATGATTTTAAGACCTTATCAGAGATTGAACTTAAAAATAAATATCAGATTATTGATACTTCAGGATGGTCAGTAAAAAAAGCAAAACAAGAAATTTTAAGTGAAAATTACCAACTGACTAAAATTCTTTATAGACCATTCGATATAAGGTATACAATTTTTACAGGAAAATCTGGTGGTTTCATTGGTCGTTCACGAAATTCAACGATGAAACACTTTTTAAAAGAGAATTTGGGTATTATTTTTAAACGTAGCAGACTATTAGGAGGTACATTTTTATGGAGGCATATAGGAATAACAAATTTGATGTCAGATTTGAACTATTTAGCTGACCAATCCTTTGTTTTCCCACTGTACCTCTATCTAGATGGAGAAACAGATGGGCAAAAAAGATTAGAACAAGAAACTGAAAGAACCCCAAACCTTAATCTGAAAATTGTTGATCAAATTGCAGAACAATTAGGATTATCTTTCACTTATGAAAAAGAAACAACTGAGGGGACATTTGCTCCCATAGACCTGCTCGATTATATCTATGCCGTATTGCATAGTCCTACCTACCGAGAAAAATATAAAGAATTCCTAAAAATAGACTTCCCAAGGATACCTTACCCCAAAGACCAAGATACTTTCTGGAAGTTAGTCAAGTTAGGTGGTGAGTTAAGGCAAATACATTTACTGGAAAGCCCGGTAGTAGAACAGTTCATCACATCTTATCCTATCAGTGGAAGCAATGGAGTAGGCAAGGTGAGATATGACCAGGAAAAGGTTTGGATTAACGACAACCAGTATTTCAACCATGTACCTCAAATTGCCTGGGAATTCTACATAGGAGGTTATCAGCCTGCCCAGAAGTGGCTCAAGGATCGGAAAGGCCGGCAACTGTCGTTTGAAGATGTCAGGCACTACCAGAAGATCATTGTAGCTTTGACAGAGACGGACAGGATCATGAAGGAGATTGATAAAATCGATTTTGAATAG
- a CDS encoding glycosyltransferase, which translates to MKNDLAEILFITSYPPRVCGIATYSQDLIMVLNNKFSNSLSIKVCALESGDASYNYPDEVNYILDTSLAPGYQKLAQSINQDNRIKLVLIQHEFGFFKVQEQAFLQFLYELSKPVVIVFHTVLPHPDEQLKSKLKSIAAACESIVVMTHTSADILTNDYAVPQQKISVIAHGTHLVPRLSKKSLKLKYGLKDRKVLTTFGLLSSGKGIETTLEALPAIVKTSPDVVFLVIGKTHPEVVKTDGEKYREMLEQKVKEYALHDHVIFINNYLPLPDLLEYLQLTDIYLFTTNDPNQAVSGTFVYAMSCACPIISTPIPHAREVLTKDTGIIFDFRNSQQLADGVIRLLNNDKLRRNISTNTLQKIVSTAWENSAIAHAMLFGKIAGDKITIRYNLPTINLNHLKQMTTHTGIIQFSKINQPDIKTGYTLDDNARALVASCMYFELTGDKKSVYNIKKYLSFIKLCQQPAGNFLNYVDKDNKFTDQNKAVNLEDSNGRAVWALGYLVSLSSLLPGEIISEAETIIEKSLHHIGTVHSTRAMAFSIKGLYYYYSSTKSPENLVLIRTFANRLVQMYKHESNEKWEWFEGYLTYANSTLPEAMLYAWLLTREKIYKEIAISSLNFLLSQTFNENGIEVISNKKWLQKGQEAGHFGEQPIDVAYTIMTLSKFYDEFMDKGCRLKMETAFNWFLGNNRLHQIIYNPCTGGCYDGLEETHVNLNQGAESTVSYLMARLTMEKYKNSDNLLLM; encoded by the coding sequence ATGAAAAATGACCTGGCTGAAATCTTGTTTATTACCTCATATCCACCAAGGGTATGCGGCATAGCAACCTATTCCCAGGATTTGATAATGGTGCTTAATAATAAATTCAGCAATTCATTATCAATAAAAGTTTGTGCATTGGAATCCGGAGATGCAAGTTATAATTACCCTGATGAAGTAAATTATATTCTTGACACTTCTCTTGCTCCGGGGTATCAGAAATTAGCTCAATCTATTAATCAGGACAATCGTATCAAACTCGTGTTGATCCAGCACGAGTTTGGCTTTTTTAAAGTGCAGGAACAAGCATTTCTGCAATTTTTATATGAACTTTCAAAGCCGGTTGTTATTGTTTTTCATACTGTACTGCCTCATCCTGATGAACAGTTAAAATCAAAATTAAAGAGTATTGCGGCTGCCTGCGAGTCAATCGTGGTAATGACCCATACCTCGGCCGATATTTTAACGAACGATTATGCTGTGCCACAGCAAAAAATATCAGTGATAGCTCACGGCACCCACTTAGTTCCCCGTTTAAGTAAGAAATCTTTGAAGCTGAAGTATGGACTAAAAGATCGGAAAGTTCTTACAACTTTTGGCCTGCTAAGTTCGGGAAAGGGTATTGAAACTACATTAGAAGCATTGCCAGCCATTGTAAAAACCAGCCCTGATGTAGTATTTCTGGTAATAGGCAAAACCCATCCCGAAGTTGTGAAAACGGACGGAGAAAAATACCGGGAAATGCTCGAGCAAAAAGTAAAAGAGTATGCACTTCACGATCATGTGATATTTATTAATAACTATTTGCCATTGCCCGATTTGCTCGAATATTTGCAGCTTACCGATATTTACCTGTTTACCACCAACGATCCTAACCAGGCTGTAAGCGGCACTTTTGTTTATGCCATGAGTTGTGCCTGTCCCATCATTTCTACACCTATACCACATGCAAGGGAGGTGTTGACTAAGGATACAGGAATTATTTTTGATTTTCGCAATTCACAACAATTAGCCGATGGCGTCATCCGGCTACTCAACAATGATAAATTACGAAGGAATATCAGTACAAATACCTTGCAGAAAATAGTCTCCACAGCCTGGGAAAATTCTGCCATTGCGCATGCTATGTTGTTCGGAAAAATTGCCGGCGATAAAATTACAATACGATATAATCTCCCGACCATCAACCTGAACCACCTGAAACAGATGACGACCCATACCGGTATCATTCAGTTTTCAAAAATCAATCAACCCGATATCAAAACAGGTTATACCCTGGATGATAATGCCAGAGCCCTGGTAGCCTCGTGCATGTACTTTGAACTGACAGGCGATAAGAAGAGTGTTTATAACATAAAAAAATATCTCAGCTTTATAAAACTTTGTCAGCAACCAGCAGGTAACTTTTTAAATTATGTAGATAAGGATAACAAATTTACCGATCAAAACAAAGCTGTCAATTTGGAAGATTCAAATGGAAGAGCCGTCTGGGCTTTAGGATATTTAGTATCATTATCAAGCCTCTTACCCGGGGAAATCATATCTGAGGCCGAAACAATCATTGAAAAATCCCTGCATCATATAGGCACGGTGCATTCTACACGGGCAATGGCTTTCTCTATAAAAGGGTTATATTACTACTATAGCTCCACAAAGTCTCCTGAAAATCTCGTCCTAATAAGAACATTCGCCAATCGTTTGGTTCAGATGTATAAGCACGAATCGAACGAAAAATGGGAATGGTTTGAGGGTTATCTTACCTATGCCAACAGCACATTGCCTGAGGCCATGTTATATGCCTGGTTGTTGACCAGAGAAAAAATTTATAAAGAAATCGCCATATCATCGCTTAATTTTCTATTGTCGCAAACTTTTAATGAAAACGGGATAGAAGTAATTTCCAACAAAAAATGGCTGCAAAAGGGACAGGAAGCAGGGCATTTTGGCGAACAACCCATTGATGTTGCCTATACCATAATGACATTAAGTAAATTTTACGATGAATTTATGGACAAAGGCTGCCGGCTGAAAATGGAAACGGCATTTAACTGGTTTTTAGGGAACAACCGCTTGCATCAAATTATTTATAACCCATGTACAGGAGGTTGTTACGACGGGCTGGAGGAAACTCACGTGAACCTCAATCAGGGAGCAGAATCTACGGTAAGTTACCTGATGGCAAGATTAACCATGGAAAAGTATAAGAATTCAGATAACCTACTTCTTATGTAA
- a CDS encoding Fic family protein, whose product MNRFKAGKYIRQYGYSSFSPEPVNHEWLVSDANVNRLLNDATRKLGELNAFSTLIPDVDFFIRMHITKEATKSSRIEGTQTSMEEAIQTAEYINPEKRDDWQEVHNYIEAMNDAIAQLENLPLSNRLLKQTHKRLLQGVRGKYKLPGEFRTSQNWIGGATLTDASYIPPHHSEVPDLMSDLEKFLNNDELQAPPLIRIGIAHYQFETIHPFLDGNGRLGRLLITLYLVSNNILSKPVLYLSDFFERNRIHYYDNLTVVRTQNNLVQWLKFFMVGVLETAENSIQTFHEIIKLRKEVEEKKIITLGKRVPVAMELIRYLYTKPIVDAPEVAKVLEVNISTAHRLIQEFEKLKILKEQTGFKRNRIFIFEQYLNLFNR is encoded by the coding sequence ATAAATCGTTTCAAAGCAGGAAAATATATCAGGCAGTATGGCTATTCAAGTTTCTCACCGGAACCTGTGAATCACGAATGGCTGGTGAGCGATGCAAACGTAAATCGCCTGCTTAATGATGCCACCCGGAAACTCGGGGAGTTGAATGCGTTTTCTACCCTGATTCCTGATGTGGATTTTTTCATCAGAATGCATATTACCAAAGAAGCCACCAAAAGCAGCAGGATTGAAGGCACTCAAACCAGCATGGAGGAAGCCATTCAGACCGCTGAATATATCAATCCTGAAAAGCGTGACGACTGGCAGGAAGTTCACAACTACATTGAAGCAATGAACGATGCCATAGCACAACTGGAAAATCTTCCGCTAAGTAACCGCTTATTGAAACAAACACACAAAAGATTATTGCAGGGAGTAAGAGGCAAATACAAATTGCCCGGTGAGTTTCGCACTTCGCAAAACTGGATTGGTGGTGCTACACTTACCGATGCCTCTTACATTCCTCCGCACCACAGCGAAGTACCTGACCTGATGAGTGACCTTGAAAAATTTCTGAATAACGATGAATTGCAGGCACCACCGCTCATTCGCATAGGCATTGCACATTATCAGTTTGAAACCATACACCCTTTTCTCGACGGAAATGGAAGGTTAGGCAGGTTACTCATTACACTTTATCTTGTAAGCAATAACATTCTCAGCAAACCCGTATTATATCTTTCCGATTTTTTTGAACGTAACCGCATACATTACTATGATAACCTCACGGTGGTGCGCACTCAAAACAATTTGGTGCAATGGCTCAAGTTCTTTATGGTGGGTGTTTTGGAAACAGCAGAAAACTCCATCCAGACATTTCACGAGATCATCAAACTGAGAAAAGAGGTGGAGGAGAAAAAAATTATCACACTCGGCAAGCGTGTTCCGGTGGCTATGGAATTGATTCGCTATCTATACACCAAACCCATTGTAGATGCACCCGAAGTTGCCAAAGTTTTGGAAGTGAATATTTCTACAGCACATCGTTTAATCCAGGAATTTGAAAAACTCAAAATCCTCAAAGAACAAACCGGGTTTAAGAGAAACCGCATCTTCATTTTTGAACAGTATTTGAATCTTTTTAATAGATAA
- a CDS encoding ATP-binding protein: protein MENMESVKLTIPNDIDYFNMAQLFVREMAKKIGFKGGELNQIDIAVEESVTYVMKHAYDKEESKTVDIICQEIEGGLKVIVKDMGIPFDPNKIARFNITKNIADMETEGLWIYMVQKVMDDLSFHNLGHLGKEIQMVKYLHKTDLQVALNTDESQEMEDPKGITEKIDFIVRAMLPEEAIEVSRCAYKSHGYSFFDDHIYYPERLVEMNRNLEMISAVAVTRENDFMGHAALFFQYPEDTIAELTFAFVNIEYRGQGALNRLTDFLLHAPKKRKLTGIYAYAVTNHIYTQKSLIKYGLKDCGILLATSPASWKFKGISDDTSQRISVVLSFRYMDEPAVLNLYPPEHHRAMIIKLYESLGVTHHYHQPEPQELSYKAAESAIFTGVNELESCGEIFVLSYGENILREIRKTLRSFCIKHISSINMFLKLGDPLTFNLTAEFEKMGFFFAGVLPDSMIGDALALQYLNNVEFDYDKLVLYQDVTKEILAYIRSHDPNENK, encoded by the coding sequence ATGGAAAACATGGAATCAGTTAAATTGACCATCCCCAACGACATCGATTATTTTAACATGGCACAGCTTTTCGTCAGGGAAATGGCGAAAAAGATCGGGTTCAAGGGCGGCGAACTTAACCAGATCGATATTGCAGTTGAGGAATCCGTGACCTACGTCATGAAACATGCCTACGATAAGGAGGAAAGCAAGACTGTCGACATTATTTGCCAGGAGATCGAAGGAGGATTGAAGGTCATAGTCAAGGATATGGGAATTCCTTTTGATCCCAACAAAATAGCCCGTTTCAACATAACAAAAAATATTGCTGACATGGAGACCGAGGGGCTTTGGATCTATATGGTGCAAAAGGTAATGGATGATCTCTCATTCCATAACCTTGGGCACCTGGGAAAGGAGATCCAGATGGTTAAGTATTTACATAAGACTGACCTCCAGGTGGCGTTGAATACAGATGAGAGCCAGGAGATGGAGGACCCCAAAGGTATCACCGAAAAGATAGATTTTATAGTAAGGGCAATGCTGCCGGAAGAAGCCATTGAAGTATCCAGGTGTGCCTATAAATCGCATGGCTATTCATTTTTCGACGATCATATTTATTACCCGGAACGGCTTGTTGAAATGAACAGGAACCTGGAGATGATATCGGCTGTCGCGGTAACCAGGGAGAATGATTTTATGGGTCACGCGGCCCTGTTTTTTCAATATCCGGAAGATACGATCGCCGAATTGACATTTGCCTTTGTCAACATAGAATACCGGGGACAGGGAGCTCTTAACAGGCTAACGGATTTTTTGCTTCATGCGCCTAAAAAGAGGAAACTGACAGGTATTTACGCCTATGCGGTGACAAATCATATCTATACCCAAAAATCCCTTATCAAATATGGTCTGAAAGATTGCGGCATCCTGCTGGCTACCAGTCCTGCATCCTGGAAATTCAAAGGTATTTCAGATGACACATCGCAGCGTATCAGCGTCGTTCTGAGCTTCAGGTATATGGATGAACCTGCTGTGTTAAACCTTTATCCACCCGAACACCACCGGGCAATGATCATTAAATTGTACGAATCTCTCGGGGTAACGCATCATTACCATCAGCCGGAACCACAGGAACTTTCTTACAAGGCTGCTGAATCAGCTATCTTTACCGGAGTGAATGAGCTTGAAAGCTGCGGTGAGATCTTTGTTTTAAGCTATGGCGAAAATATTCTCAGGGAAATAAGGAAAACACTCCGAAGCTTTTGTATCAAACACATCTCGTCCATTAATATGTTCCTGAAGCTTGGCGATCCGCTCACCTTTAACCTGACGGCCGAATTTGAGAAAATGGGATTTTTCTTTGCAGGCGTGCTGCCGGATTCAATGATTGGCGACGCACTGGCGCTTCAGTACCTGAACAATGTAGAGTTTGACTATGATAAGCTGGTGTTGTACCAGGATGTTACGAAAGAGATATTAGCGTACATACGATCGCACGATCCGAATGAGAATAAATGA
- a CDS encoding YtxH domain-containing protein: MSRRKRAINNHLKNKIMSSGKVLLGVLAGVAAGAFLGILFAPGKGSDTRKKISKKGEDFADSLKEKFNEFLDSNSAKFEEVKDEEVSG, from the coding sequence TTGTCCCGCAGGAAGCGGGCTATTAACAATCATTTAAAAAATAAAATTATGAGCTCTGGAAAAGTATTATTGGGCGTATTGGCTGGCGTCGCTGCCGGTGCATTCTTAGGGATTTTATTTGCCCCCGGAAAAGGTTCGGATACCAGAAAAAAAATTTCTAAAAAGGGAGAGGACTTTGCGGATTCATTAAAAGAAAAATTCAATGAATTTCTTGACAGCAACTCCGCAAAATTTGAAGAGGTAAAGGATGAAGAAGTTTCCGGATAA
- a CDS encoding pesticidal protein Cry7Aa has protein sequence MIVVKKEGIILKKTHFAFENEGVLNPAAMREGDSVHLFYRAVRKGNHSSIGYCRLDGPLTVAERWDKPFMVPEFEYESHGVEDPRIVKIDDLFYMTYTGYDGTNARGALATSKDFMNFKKQGIIVPPITYAQFVFRAESDGKVNENYYRNHKFYYQKADPDKKIMLWDKDLIFFPRKIKDKLVFLHRIRPGIQLVSVNSLKELTKEFWENYFLNLQEHIVLDPVYAHESSYIGSGCPPIETEHGWLLIYHGAEETDRGLVYSACAALLDLNNPVKEIARLPYALFSPKYQWEINGDVNNVVFPTGTALFGNTLFIYYGAADSYIACASVSLSALLAELLTYTAKDEK, from the coding sequence ATGATAGTGGTTAAAAAAGAAGGCATTATACTAAAGAAAACCCATTTCGCATTTGAAAACGAAGGTGTGCTAAATCCAGCAGCAATGCGTGAAGGCGACAGCGTTCATCTTTTTTACCGGGCTGTGCGAAAAGGAAATCATTCGAGTATTGGCTATTGCAGGCTGGATGGCCCATTGACAGTTGCTGAACGGTGGGATAAGCCTTTCATGGTACCTGAATTCGAATATGAATCACATGGTGTTGAAGATCCCCGCATTGTAAAGATTGATGACCTGTTTTATATGACCTATACCGGGTACGATGGGACAAATGCCCGTGGGGCTTTAGCTACTTCAAAAGATTTTATGAATTTTAAAAAGCAGGGAATCATTGTTCCTCCCATCACGTATGCACAATTTGTATTCCGTGCTGAATCTGACGGTAAAGTAAATGAAAATTATTACCGTAATCATAAGTTCTACTACCAGAAAGCAGATCCTGATAAAAAAATTATGTTGTGGGATAAGGATTTAATTTTCTTTCCCCGAAAAATTAAGGATAAATTGGTGTTTCTTCACCGTATCAGACCTGGCATTCAACTTGTTTCTGTAAATAGCTTAAAGGAACTCACGAAAGAATTTTGGGAAAATTATTTTCTTAACCTGCAGGAACATATCGTCCTCGACCCTGTTTATGCGCACGAGTCAAGCTACATTGGCAGTGGCTGCCCTCCAATTGAAACAGAACACGGTTGGCTATTGATTTACCATGGAGCGGAAGAAACTGATAGAGGGCTTGTATATTCTGCCTGCGCAGCCTTACTGGATTTAAATAATCCTGTAAAAGAAATAGCCCGGTTGCCTTATGCTTTGTTCTCACCTAAATACCAATGGGAAATAAATGGCGATGTGAATAATGTGGTTTTTCCTACCGGCACTGCATTGTTTGGAAATACCTTATTTATTTATTATGGAGCAGCGGATTCATATATTGCCTGTGCCTCCGTGAGTTTATCCGCATTATTGGCCGAATTGTTAACTTATACTGCGAAAGATGAAAAATGA